Proteins co-encoded in one Euwallacea fornicatus isolate EFF26 chromosome 34, ASM4011564v1, whole genome shotgun sequence genomic window:
- the CtBP gene encoding C-terminal-binding protein isoform X3 has protein sequence MDRRKMLAKRPRFEPRGPIANGPMQARPLVALLDGRDCSIEMPILKDVATVAFCDAQSTSEIHEKVLNEAVGALMWHTIILTKEDLEKFKTLRIIVRIGSGVDNIDVKAAGELGIAVCNVPGYGVEEVADTTLCLILNLYRRTYWLANMVREGKKFTGPEQVREAAQGCARIRGDTLGIVGLGRIGSAVALRAKAFGFNVIFYDPYLPDGIEKSLGLTRVYTLQDLLFQSDCVSLHCTLNEHNHHLINEFTIKQMRPGAFLVNTARGGLVDDDALAQALKQGRIRAAALDVHENEPYNIFTGPLKDAPNVLSTPHAAFYSDASATELREMAASEIRRAIMGRIPECLRNCVNKEYFMGPGQYPEGTVSPAGVNGGYYQSSGGGALPVQQAHSTTPHEAPPHAVAPTPPTPQPTAAPVGPPPVQVPPHALLGLFS, from the exons ATGGACAGACGTAAAATGTTGGCAAAAAGGCCGAGGTTTGAACCGCGAGGACCCATTGCAAATGGCCCTATGCAAGCTCGCCCTTTAGTGGCCCTGCTCGACGGTAGGGACTGTTCAATAGAAATGCCGATACTAAAGGATGTAGCTACAGTGGCCTTTTGTGATGCACAAAGTACAAGTGAAATACACGAAAAG gtATTAAATGAAGCAGTTGGTGCCTTAATGTGGCATACGATAATTCTAACTAAAGAAGACCTtgaaaagttcaaaactttACGCATAATCGTACGCATAGGAAGCGGCGTTGACAATATTGATGTAAAGGCAGCAGGAGAATTGGGCATTGCAGTGTGCAATGTACCTGGTTATGGAGTCGAGGAAGTAGCTGACACCACATtatgtttaatattaaacttaTACAGGCGGACATACTGGCTGGCTAATATGGTGAGAGAAGGAAAGAAATTTACTGGACCAGAACAA GTAAGAGAAGCAGCCCAAGGATGTGCCAGGATACGTGGTGATACGTTGGGCATCGTAGGATTAGGTCGGATTGGTTCTGCGGTGGCTCTGCGAGCCAAAGCGTTCGGATTCAACGTCATCTTCTATGACCCCTATTTGCCCGACGGCATTGAAAAGAGTCTCGGCCTGACGAGAGTATACACACTGCAAGATCTATTGTTTCAATCGGATTGTGTGTCATTACACTGTACTTTAAATGAACACAACCATCATCTGATTAATGAATTCACCATTAAGCAGATGAGGCCTGGAGCATTTCTTGTAAATACGG CTAGAGGAGGTTTGGTGGACGATGACGCTTTAGCACAGGCTCTGAAACAGGGCAGGATCCGTGCTGCTGCGTTAGATGTTCACGAAAACGAGCCCTACAATATATTCACGGGCCCGTTAAAAGACGCACCGAACGTGTTGAGCACTCCACACGCGGCGTTTTACAGCGACGCCAGCGCCACGGAATTGCGTGAAATGGCGGCAAGCGAAATTAGGCGAGCCATTATGGGAAGGATACCAGAATGTCTTCGGAATTGTGTCAACAAAGAGTACTTCATGGGACCGGGTCAATACCCTGAAGGTACAg TTTCGCCAGCCGGTGTGAACGGTGGTTATTACCAGAGCAGCGGTGGCGGCGCTCTTCCAGTTCAACAAGCTCATTCTACAACGCCGCATGAGGCGCCGCCCCACGCAGTGGCCCCCACCCCCCCAACGCCACAGCCGACCGCCGCCCCCGTTGGTCCGCCGCCAGTTCAGGTACCGCCCCACGCTCTG TTGGGGCTTTTTAGTTAG
- the CtBP gene encoding C-terminal-binding protein isoform X2, producing MDRRKMLAKRPRFEPRGPIANGPMQARPLVALLDGRDCSIEMPILKDVATVAFCDAQSTSEIHEKVLNEAVGALMWHTIILTKEDLEKFKTLRIIVRIGSGVDNIDVKAAGELGIAVCNVPGYGVEEVADTTLCLILNLYRRTYWLANMVREGKKFTGPEQVREAAQGCARIRGDTLGIVGLGRIGSAVALRAKAFGFNVIFYDPYLPDGIEKSLGLTRVYTLQDLLFQSDCVSLHCTLNEHNHHLINEFTIKQMRPGAFLVNTARGGLVDDDALAQALKQGRIRAAALDVHENEPYNIFTGPLKDAPNVLSTPHAAFYSDASATELREMAASEIRRAIMGRIPECLRNCVNKEYFMGPGQYPEVSPAGVNGGYYQSSGGGALPVQQAHSTTPHEAPPHAVAPTPPTPQPTAAPVGPPPVQVPPHALPLSTPEAAANHHAPKPEPSEVH from the exons ATGGACAGACGTAAAATGTTGGCAAAAAGGCCGAGGTTTGAACCGCGAGGACCCATTGCAAATGGCCCTATGCAAGCTCGCCCTTTAGTGGCCCTGCTCGACGGTAGGGACTGTTCAATAGAAATGCCGATACTAAAGGATGTAGCTACAGTGGCCTTTTGTGATGCACAAAGTACAAGTGAAATACACGAAAAG gtATTAAATGAAGCAGTTGGTGCCTTAATGTGGCATACGATAATTCTAACTAAAGAAGACCTtgaaaagttcaaaactttACGCATAATCGTACGCATAGGAAGCGGCGTTGACAATATTGATGTAAAGGCAGCAGGAGAATTGGGCATTGCAGTGTGCAATGTACCTGGTTATGGAGTCGAGGAAGTAGCTGACACCACATtatgtttaatattaaacttaTACAGGCGGACATACTGGCTGGCTAATATGGTGAGAGAAGGAAAGAAATTTACTGGACCAGAACAA GTAAGAGAAGCAGCCCAAGGATGTGCCAGGATACGTGGTGATACGTTGGGCATCGTAGGATTAGGTCGGATTGGTTCTGCGGTGGCTCTGCGAGCCAAAGCGTTCGGATTCAACGTCATCTTCTATGACCCCTATTTGCCCGACGGCATTGAAAAGAGTCTCGGCCTGACGAGAGTATACACACTGCAAGATCTATTGTTTCAATCGGATTGTGTGTCATTACACTGTACTTTAAATGAACACAACCATCATCTGATTAATGAATTCACCATTAAGCAGATGAGGCCTGGAGCATTTCTTGTAAATACGG CTAGAGGAGGTTTGGTGGACGATGACGCTTTAGCACAGGCTCTGAAACAGGGCAGGATCCGTGCTGCTGCGTTAGATGTTCACGAAAACGAGCCCTACAATATATTCACGGGCCCGTTAAAAGACGCACCGAACGTGTTGAGCACTCCACACGCGGCGTTTTACAGCGACGCCAGCGCCACGGAATTGCGTGAAATGGCGGCAAGCGAAATTAGGCGAGCCATTATGGGAAGGATACCAGAATGTCTTCGGAATTGTGTCAACAAAGAGTACTTCATGGGACCGGGTCAATACCCTGAAG TTTCGCCAGCCGGTGTGAACGGTGGTTATTACCAGAGCAGCGGTGGCGGCGCTCTTCCAGTTCAACAAGCTCATTCTACAACGCCGCATGAGGCGCCGCCCCACGCAGTGGCCCCCACCCCCCCAACGCCACAGCCGACCGCCGCCCCCGTTGGTCCGCCGCCAGTTCAGGTACCGCCCCACGCTCTG
- the CtBP gene encoding C-terminal-binding protein isoform X1 → MDRRKMLAKRPRFEPRGPIANGPMQARPLVALLDGRDCSIEMPILKDVATVAFCDAQSTSEIHEKVLNEAVGALMWHTIILTKEDLEKFKTLRIIVRIGSGVDNIDVKAAGELGIAVCNVPGYGVEEVADTTLCLILNLYRRTYWLANMVREGKKFTGPEQVREAAQGCARIRGDTLGIVGLGRIGSAVALRAKAFGFNVIFYDPYLPDGIEKSLGLTRVYTLQDLLFQSDCVSLHCTLNEHNHHLINEFTIKQMRPGAFLVNTARGGLVDDDALAQALKQGRIRAAALDVHENEPYNIFTGPLKDAPNVLSTPHAAFYSDASATELREMAASEIRRAIMGRIPECLRNCVNKEYFMGPGQYPEGTVSPAGVNGGYYQSSGGGALPVQQAHSTTPHEAPPHAVAPTPPTPQPTAAPVGPPPVQVPPHALPLSTPEAAANHHAPKPEPSEVH, encoded by the exons ATGGACAGACGTAAAATGTTGGCAAAAAGGCCGAGGTTTGAACCGCGAGGACCCATTGCAAATGGCCCTATGCAAGCTCGCCCTTTAGTGGCCCTGCTCGACGGTAGGGACTGTTCAATAGAAATGCCGATACTAAAGGATGTAGCTACAGTGGCCTTTTGTGATGCACAAAGTACAAGTGAAATACACGAAAAG gtATTAAATGAAGCAGTTGGTGCCTTAATGTGGCATACGATAATTCTAACTAAAGAAGACCTtgaaaagttcaaaactttACGCATAATCGTACGCATAGGAAGCGGCGTTGACAATATTGATGTAAAGGCAGCAGGAGAATTGGGCATTGCAGTGTGCAATGTACCTGGTTATGGAGTCGAGGAAGTAGCTGACACCACATtatgtttaatattaaacttaTACAGGCGGACATACTGGCTGGCTAATATGGTGAGAGAAGGAAAGAAATTTACTGGACCAGAACAA GTAAGAGAAGCAGCCCAAGGATGTGCCAGGATACGTGGTGATACGTTGGGCATCGTAGGATTAGGTCGGATTGGTTCTGCGGTGGCTCTGCGAGCCAAAGCGTTCGGATTCAACGTCATCTTCTATGACCCCTATTTGCCCGACGGCATTGAAAAGAGTCTCGGCCTGACGAGAGTATACACACTGCAAGATCTATTGTTTCAATCGGATTGTGTGTCATTACACTGTACTTTAAATGAACACAACCATCATCTGATTAATGAATTCACCATTAAGCAGATGAGGCCTGGAGCATTTCTTGTAAATACGG CTAGAGGAGGTTTGGTGGACGATGACGCTTTAGCACAGGCTCTGAAACAGGGCAGGATCCGTGCTGCTGCGTTAGATGTTCACGAAAACGAGCCCTACAATATATTCACGGGCCCGTTAAAAGACGCACCGAACGTGTTGAGCACTCCACACGCGGCGTTTTACAGCGACGCCAGCGCCACGGAATTGCGTGAAATGGCGGCAAGCGAAATTAGGCGAGCCATTATGGGAAGGATACCAGAATGTCTTCGGAATTGTGTCAACAAAGAGTACTTCATGGGACCGGGTCAATACCCTGAAGGTACAg TTTCGCCAGCCGGTGTGAACGGTGGTTATTACCAGAGCAGCGGTGGCGGCGCTCTTCCAGTTCAACAAGCTCATTCTACAACGCCGCATGAGGCGCCGCCCCACGCAGTGGCCCCCACCCCCCCAACGCCACAGCCGACCGCCGCCCCCGTTGGTCCGCCGCCAGTTCAGGTACCGCCCCACGCTCTG
- the RNaseX25 gene encoding ribonuclease Oy codes for MRQVFLLVLFHLIVFSHQGKIESYKHGPKPTPYHDWDYLVYSQRWPITACAEWEESKIGNTCNLPQDKTLWTIHGLWPTKIGQFGPFFCPSEIHFEPDDLKPMLNDLNTYWINVEGNTKNNSFWAHEWKKHGTCASILPALDSVTNYFKVGLQLNREFDLASVLAVGGVRPGQNNYDVSLIYNVIKNATTKNPEIQCVLHKKSMESLLSEIRICFDKDFNIIDCNQSSSANSKINTNCNQHKPVWYISNVPAYNARREYDNHFNRQREYIWLYFFLRSLIWITL; via the exons atgCGTCAAGTATTTCTGCTTGTGCTTTTCCACCTTATTGTTTTCTCTCATCAAGG GAAAATTGAATCGTACAAACATGGACCCAAACCAACTCCTTACCATGATTGGGATTACCTAGTTTACTCACAAAGATGGCCAATCACCGCATGTGCCGAATGGGAAGAAAGTAAAATTGGAAACACCTGTAATTTACCTCAAGATAAAACGTTGTGGACCATTCATGGATTATGGCCAACCAAAATAG GCCAATTTGGACCGTTCTTCTGTCCTTCGGAAATACATTTCGAACCTGACGATTTAAAACCAATGCTCAACGATCTAAATACCTACTGGATTAACGTGGAAGGCAACACGAAAAACAACTCATTTTGGGCCCACGAATGGAAAAAGCACGGAACTTGCGCCTCAATTTTGCCCGCGTTGGACAGTGTTaccaattattttaaagtggGTCTACAATTAAATAGGGAATTTGATTTAGCTAGTGTCCTAGCCGTAGGGGGGGTGAGACCAGGACAGAACAACTACGACGTTAGTTTGATTTACAACGTGATCAAGAACGCGACTACTAAGAATCCGGAAATCCAATGCGTTCTTCACAAAAAGTCCATGGAGTCTCTTTTAAGTGAAATAAGGATTTGCTTCGATAAGGACTTTAATATTATTG attgtAATCAGTCATCTTCCGCCAATTCGAAAATAAACACCAACTGCAACCAGCATAAGCCGGTATGGTATATATCCAACGTGCCCGCCTACAACGCTCGCAGAGAATATGATAACCATTTTAATCGGCAAAGAGAATATATTTGGTTGTATTTCTTCTTGCGCAGTTTAATTTGGATTACtctgtga
- the LOC136348711 gene encoding luciferin sulfotransferase-like, whose product MSEQQEVHCMKAFHGRENNSENGVSGHCLLPVFYSNFAERIWKAPVRKDDVWLVSYPRTGSTWCQEMIWLIQNNLDFHTARTVLQQLRAPLMEFSVIMIEYVDSISSDSCNYSIPRYKKIHLSLDLLFNFMGSFTDQLDHLIRDSVSFVEDLPSPRCIKSHLPIELLPEEIFTVKPKMIYTMRNPKDLCVSYFFHLNLVHKVTVDFDTFCELFLNDALPIGSVFHHYFGFWKRRNDPNILILRYEEMKANTPQTVRTIAKFLGKSLTDEEVDTICEFLSFQNMRENKACNLQVLVDNERGEEFYQKTGQHFIRKGIVGDYKNHMSSEMIKRFDRWIDENTRGTDLVF is encoded by the exons ATGTCCGAGCAACAGGAAGTGCACTGCATGAAAGCGTTTCATGGACGTGAAAATAACAGTGAAAATGGCGTTTCGGGACATTGTCTTTTACCGGtattttattctaatttcGCCGAGAGAATTTGGAAGGCTCCAGTGCGTAAGGATGACGTATGGCTGGTCAGCTATCCGCGAACAGGTTCAACTTGGTGTCAAGAAATGATCTGGCTCATCCAAAACAATTTGGATTTTCATACAGCTCGAACAGTGCTACAGCAGCTCAGAGCGCCTCTCATGGA ATTTTCAGTAATAATGATTGAGTACGTAGACTCAATTAGTAGTGATTCTTGCAACTATTCAATTCCTCGCTATAAGAAAATTCACCTGTCCTTAGACctgttattcaattttatgggGAGCTTCACGGATCAACTGGATCATTTGATTAGAGATTCTGTCAGCTTTGTTGAGGATTTACCCTCGCCCCGATGCATCAAAAGTCATTTGCCTATTGAGCTTTTACCTGAGgaaatttttactgttaaaCCTAAG ATGATTTACACCATGCGTAACCCCAAGGATCTCTGCGTTTCTTACTTCTTCCACCTCAACTTGGTACATAAAGTAACCGTGGATTTTGACACATTTTGTGAACTTTTCCTAAACGATGCTCTTCCCATTGGTTCAGTTTTTCACCACTACTTTGGTTTTTGGAAGAGACGGAATGATCCGAATATTTTGATCTTAAGATATGAGGAAATGAAGGCTAACACTCCGCAAACTGTTAGAACTATCGCCAAGTTCTTAGGGAAGTCTTTGACTGACGAGGAAGTGGACACTATTTGCGAGTTCCTGAGTTTCCAGAATATGAGAGAGAATAAGGCTTGTAACCTGCAG GTGCTGGTGGACAACGAGAGAGGGgaagaattttatcaaaaaaccgGACAGCATTTTATACGTAAAGGAATTGTTGGAGATTACAAGAATCACATGTCCAGCGAGATGATTAAGAGGTTTGATCGGTGGATCGATGAGAATACCAGGGGCACAGATTTGGTTTTCTAA